A DNA window from Solanum lycopersicum chromosome 3, SLM_r2.1 contains the following coding sequences:
- the LOC101250664 gene encoding 1,4-dihydroxy-2-naphthoyl-CoA thioesterase 1-like codes for MEQLTKSIPMKEILDAPLDVIGFKISEISPQKIFGYFLVVKKCCNPFNVLHGGVSALVAESLASMGAHVASGFERVAGVHLSIHHLRSANLGEIVYAEAKPLNVGKSIHVWEVNLWKNDSLILGERILISTSRVTIKTNMPLPKNVKDADVIIKKYAKL; via the coding sequence atggagcaattaacaaaatcaattccAATGAAAGAGATTTTAGATGCACCACTCGATGTTATCGGTTTTAAAATTTCAGAGATTTCTCCTCAGAAAATTTTCGGTTACTTTTTGGTGGTTAAAAAATGTTGCAACCCTTTTAATGTGTTGCATGGTGGAGTCTCGGCTCTAGTAGCTGAATCTCTGGCTAGTATGGGCGCCCACGTGGCGTCCGGGTTCGAAAGGGTGGCTGGGGTCCACCTCAGCATCCACCACCTAAGAAGTGCAAATCTTGGTGAAATTGTATATGCTGAGGCTAAACCTCTCAATGTTGGAAAATCAATTCATGTTTGGGAAGTGAATTTGTGGAAAAATGATTCTTTAATTTTAGGGGAAAGAATTTTGATTTCTACATCAAGAGTTACTATCAAGACAAACATGCCTCTACCAAAAAATGTCAAAGATGCTGATGTGATTATCAAGAAGTATGCCAAGTTATAA
- the LOC101259914 gene encoding 1,4-dihydroxy-2-naphthoyl-CoA thioesterase 1 produces the protein MEPSAKSIPIKDLLDAPLDVIDFKITEVSPHKIFGYFSVTEKCCNPFEVLHGGVSALTAESLASIGAYVASGFDRVAGVHLSIHHLRSANIGEIVYAEAKPLNVGKSIHVWEVNLWKNNSLILGERILISSSRVTIKTNMPLPKNVKEAAMNIKKHAKL, from the coding sequence atggagcCATCAGCAAAATCAATTCCAATCAAAGATCTTTTAGATGCACCACTTGATGTTATCGATTTTAAAATTACAGAGGTTTCCCCTCATAAAATTTTCGGTTACTTTTCAGTGACTGAAAAATGTTGCAACCCTTTTGAGGTGTTGCATGGTGGAGTCTCGGCTCTAACAGCCGAGTCTCTGGCTAGCATAGGCGCCTACGTGGCGTCCGGATTTGATAGGGTGGCTGGGGTCCACCTCAGCATCCACCACCTAAGAAGTGCAAATATTGGTGAAATTGTATATGCTGAGGCTAAACCTCTCAATGTTGGAAAATCAATTCATGTTTGGGAAGTGAATTTGTGGAAAAATAATTCCTTAATTTTAGGGGAAAGAATTTTGATTTCTTCATCAAGAGTTACTATCAAGACAAACATGCCTCTACCAAAAAATGTCAAAGAAGCTGCTATGAATATAAAGAAGCATGCCAAGTTATAA